The nucleotide sequence TGACTTATTGCTACTGTTTATTTACCAGTCACTTTCCCCTATATAAATTTCCCCCCTCTCATTCCTCCTTtatccctgctcccagcccaaccctaaaaaaaaaaatgctttttgatcACTTAGTCAAGTAGAGACATGAAAGCTTGTTTTCACCTTTGTGTAACCCTGCAATATGGTACTGACATTGCCAACAGCAGGCCATACACTTTGTACTAGTTTGCAAGGCCTCTGGACTGGCTACATCCGAGTTTTCCTTCGCCTGCCTGTAGTTTTTACTCAGTGACTCTCTAGTTGACCTGGCGTCTACAGGTAATCTGTTTTGCTCATCTTTATCTTAGTGTGGTACCAGCCTAGTTTTATATAGATAACAGTAACAAGCCATTACTGGTGGCAGAACGAGCTATTTCTCATTCTCACACAATGCCGTAGTGCAGAAAATGCAGCCCTGGTAAGCGAGCAGAGGCCCTGAgaagcgggaacacaggagaaggCATAGGTGAATACTGGCATGGGATGGCAAGAGCTGAGGCCCACAGTTGGTACTGGAGATCCCACAGCTGTGCACACCTCTGTAAtggtcaataaaaaaaaaaaaaaaaaaagcagacccAAAGCTTGACAAAACTGGTCTTAAGGATAACCAAACATGGTATCTAACATACGCAGATTATCACACATAGAAAACTTGGATACAAGCTGGAGCTACAGAGCAATGAAGAAGATGTCAAAGCACATTATCCAACATATAAATGACTCCCAAGCTGATCCTGAGAGAGCAAGAGGAACCAGCAACATCAACAAAATATTCCTCCCATGAAGGACTGCACAGGTGAACTGTGTTACCCTCTCCAGCAGTTGCAAGCTGTGGATTTAACACTCAGGGCAAATGAAGGGAGATTGAGCCTAAGTCCAAGAAGAGGAACAAAAACGAAGAAGTGCACGTATtacaattttaattgttttactgTGGTTACTActgtcattttctttcctctataTATAAGTACTGTAAGTGCACcattgttttctaaaatatttaggtCTAGATTAACCACGATTCTTAGACTGTTCAGATCTCAGCAAAAGAGcgagcttgtgtgtgtgtgtcccctgccCCCCTGCCTAAAAAATGAGTTTGAGTGTTAACaccttccaaagaaaaaaaaaaaacaccaaccccctTCTAGGAAGTACAGATTAGCGAGCCTCCAGATTTTGACTAGGAATCAGGTGAAAGCTTCAGTATAAAAATGGCCACTTCAGTCATGGTGGTTTATATCAGAAGATGGAAACAGTCTCTATCTTGGACATACAGGTTGTCATACAGATTTGTAATAAGGATCTGCAATTTATCAACACCATTTCAGAAGCGAGAGTCTAAAGTAAGGTTCCTGAACTAGTTAGTTTCCTTACTTAAATAGCCCAATTTTCAGAGATGTGACACGAATAGAAGCCACCAGGCTTCACAATCAAAGTAAACAGAAACCTGATCAAACTGAACATCCTGGTGCAGGAACAAAAAGGATGCCCGACAGAAGACTCCAAAGTGTATATCCACAAACCCCCCTGTAGATCTATGTCAGGACAAAGACTACCAAAAGAGCAAGGAAATGCtcataaaaagacaaaacagcatTCAGCATGTACTGATACCACTTTTGCCCCCCGTTCTCTCTTCTTCCAGCCTACAATCATTATGGCTGCTTGTGAATGCAtgaaggaagaggcagagaaaacaaTTCAGTGCTTTCTGTAGcgctttcccttccctccagcgcagAAGTATTTTGCAGAATATCCTGGCAAGGTATTACACAGATTCCTAGTTCACAGCAGCAGAGGATAGAGCTTTAACAGGGAGGTGTAAGTTCCATTAGCTCCCCTGATAAACCTCTTTAAAGCATCACAGAATAGAAAGGATGACAATCAGAGAACTCTAGAAAGAAAATGCTACCATCATgttaaaaagcacaaataaatcaGTGTTCCATACTGACCAGAAACATGGTGCAAGCCTGTGGATAAACAAGCCAGCTTTACTTGAACAGAGTAATTTAACAAGTTGAGACATACCCTGTGAAGCGACAGAAGCCAAGGAAGCAGACATTTATCAAGCCAGCCATCTAGATTTTACTGAAGTTAATTTTACTAAAGGATATCAAGAAACACACAACTTTAAAGCCTTACTGTTCCCATTGCGCTCCAATGACCTTCTCAAAACAAGTTTATGGAAAGGACCTCATACACACTTCAAATGTCAAAATAATTAGGAGCTCATTAAGGTGGAGTTCTGTAGACACATGTAAGAACATAGCATACAAGTCCTTTATCTTCCATAATTGATTAGTAAATCACACGAAGGTAGAAGCCTTGTTTTACTCAATTACATGAGTAGGAGACACTCTTGAGAGTTGGATTGAGTTAAAACAGCTTTAATCGGAACATAGCACATTTGATCACATTCCCCATTTGTTTTCAAACTGACAGGTGAAGATGCATTAAAAGtagtttagagaaaaaaatgacaggattaaaaaaagaaaaaagaaaaaagaaaatagacttAAGTTGCCAGCATCTCCACAAGCAAGAGATAGTGCTCAGCTGAACAAAGCCGTTCAGATTCAtttcaagaaaaaacatttcccaAGTTTTTAGGAGGCAGCTGTTTAGCTTTTCTTGAACAACATGGGATTAAGATCTCCTGGTCTTCTGAAAAGACTGCACTGATCTCAAGTCTTCCACCAGACCAAAGATGATAAAAATCGCTGGAAGTTCCAATTCATTGCATCCTTCCTTACAGTGACCACAATTACAGTACTGCTGGTCAGCCTAGCCTTACCCATCTTGCATTTCTCCTCTAACTGGTAACAATATACTGCTGCACCAAGAGGGAGTTTCCATAGGAAGCGTGACTCACTCCCTTGCTGTTCTTAAAGTTTTCCGTATTCATTTGGACCCAGATAGTTGCTCTGTTGAGGGTGAAAACAATCTCAATATTtaggacccccaccccccccaggatGAAACTGTTCTTGAGTATATAGATTAAGTATAGCTTCTGGGCAGTCCAGAAGAAACTAACTCTCCACATGAGTACTTAAACAGTAGTGCTGGGCCCAAAACAGCTTTCCTGTATCATGAATAACATCTTACCTTCCAACCTTTGCAAAAATTCAAAATTGAGCAAGAAGGTGTATTACTCTATTTCTGAAATTCAAGAATAGCCTTTATTAAGAAGTTACTGACCTAACTATGAACAAACTGGTATCTGAATTTCCAAATAACTGAAGATACTTgcatagaaacacagaaattcaaacaagaagaaaacacacaaaaaaaaaaaaaaaatttattgcaaCAATGTCCCCATCATCAACTGAGATGgcaaaaattaagttttaattaattttgcgtttctacctttttatttatgtaaatataaattCAAGAGTGTAAAATAAATCCACatataaaacacagaagaaacattCTCTTTCAGTGACTCCAAAAAAACCTTACATACTGAAGAATCATGACAAGTCATCCGCTGTCCATTTTTTCCAAGTATACAGGTGTGAAAGAATGCAGAAATTTATTCTCCAAAAACATCCTGTATAAAGTCCTTGAAGTATTTAAGTAATATTTAGTAATCTCATACTCTTGAGCTTATGGATGTAGATTCCAAGAAAAGGAGAGACAAAAAACCATCTCAAACTTCAGATTATTTAAACCCCACCTAAAATAATCAATTTAAAACAAGATTATGTTCAATTCTTACAGCTGAAGCATCACAATTACTTTATTAGTATCATTATTTTGGAAAACTATTTCTTAttagtttttcctgcttttaaaataaagtcaaaatatttatttcaaatatttttgtttacttaTACTGTAAATATATTGCGGAAAGTAACTCCACATGCTGGTACAACAGGCCTTCATGAAGTTCCACTTAAACATTACTATGATGTACCTTAAAAAACAGGGACTACAGCATGAAATGCACCATAAAAAGTCAGTGTCCTGGCATTATGTATTGTCTTCCTCCTCGGATGCAGCAAAATGCTTATGTATTCTGAAGTCAATATTGGACTGTTAGACCATATGAATATTGGCTGGTTATAAATACTTGGACTAGGAACATTTACTGTTTTAGAAAGGTGTGATTATTTTGGTTTATTATTACACAAAAAAATTCTTACCAGTATTATAAAATGTATCGTGCAGGATATTTCAAGAGGAATGTTCTTCACTGGGTCCAACAGGCATACGTTTCCAATGATTGTGGCTTTTAATGCATATCATACCAAGTTCTTAATAAACAGTGTTTTCCCTCATGGTTATATTACAACAGAATGAAGAAATTATGATGGCAAAAGCAAACAAAGTTAAAAATGAGAACCGCAAATAACTTCACAACTAGAAGAGGAAAAATCTTAGAAGAATGTAAATCAGCACTATTGTGGGTCCCCACAGTTGCACTGCTACTCTTAGGTTTCCAAAAGATGCATATGACTTTATATTTTTGTGCTAAGAGCCATGCTCAGAAACAAAATATAGGCCAGCACAAGTCTACCTTCTTGGAGATGCATGTTAAGTATAAAATTCACTTACTAAAGTGCATTTGCTGAACAAATTCTAACTTCTACTATTATAGCTATCCCAATAAGCAATACAAACTAAACTTTGTTGAAATTCTACCTCTACTTAAAAGCAGTAAATATAGATGACTGAAATCTAAATTACAATTTTGTATTACCAAACATTTTGACTCAATGCTGTGAGCTGTAGAAATAACAAAGTGTACTGTCATAAACTTCCCACAAACGAGGAAGTGCTTCTAGTTAGAAATACTGAAAGTGTAGAATGGAGATAAATATAAGCAGAGCTGAAGTAAGCATTGCTTTGCTTCTTATTCAATATGATGTTTCTTTAAGGCTCTGAGAGAAGCTGTTACTTTTCTCAAGATCTTTTGGCAAAAGATACAGATGCAGAAGTAGCAGGGACATCTGACATTTCAGAActtgtattttcatatttcattaaaGCCAGCTCATTCAGTGTCTGTATACGTTTATTGCACTTGTGTTGTTGGAATACATCTATACCAACATAGTAATAATGATTGCAACAAAGCCAtagtaaaataaactttaaaagggTCTGATTCTGACATTAGAGGATAAGTGTctgtatgtttaaaatgtttccctaataataataaatacagacAAATTGCTCATCAAGTCAGATGCACATGTTTAACAATTATTTAGCATATATAAAATTTCACTCATCCTTTCATCAATACAAATCTGTTAGGGATCAAAAAAGACTTACCATGCAAAATATTGATTAGTGCTGCATAATGGAATATATATTTCTATCAGtgttaaaacagcattttcaaaatttaaagaaaaatagatttttaaaaagggattCTACTGTTGAATGCAAGTCTTCCTTGTAGCAAAGACAAGATAGAGACATGTTACAATTTATCGCTGTACTTCAGTCTCAATGAAAGACTAATAATAATCTGTCCACCTACTTTTTAATAAATGCTACATTTTCAAGAATAAAGGAACTATCAGTAGGCATTACTTCTACTTAAAACAAGTTATTTCTCTCTGTAATAGGTCAAGTATGCTTTTAAAGATTCAGGTAATGGTAGACTCATAATCTTCTCTCTCAACAGATTTCGAGGAGGCTCTTCCGGCTTCAAGGCCTCACTGTGATCTTTATCCTCTTCTTCTTTGTTGTCATCTTCCATTCTTTCATCATCTTCACTATCTAGAGGCTGAGGAATGAGCTGATTACCAACAAACACATAGGTGTTAATCCTGCGTCTACGACATCTCCTGCGTTTTCGTTTTGGAGGAGCCTTCTGAGCAATACCCTTGGCTTTCATCTCCTCATTTATGAAGTTTCTAAGGGTGCGTCTGATATATATTCGAGCTAGGTCCTGGAGATTCCTAACAGCACATGGagctaaaatgaaagaaaagtaagTTATACTAAGTGAAATTTCCCTCTAGCAAAAAAATTACCTGCAAGGCAGTAAGATTAATGTTCAAGAACAATTGAAATTTTAGTACATGATACAATATGCAAATGAAACAAGGGTAGATAGCCACCTTGACAAACCCTGTGGCACAGTCCAAGAAATTAAGAGGTCTTCTGACAGTTGTGCAAGAGAAGTAGAAGTGTGAACAGATTATTAAAGTAAATTTAAGAAAGCACACAACAAATAAGTCACCTTTTAGCACCTGGCAAGTCTTGGGACCTACTGCTGGCACTGTTTTAAGAtcctgctgctgggaaaaaatTTCTACCCCTATGTCACATTTGTTTAGGCAAGTGTCTTTCTTCCACCTCTCTCTTCCATTCACTATGCTCTTTCCTACTTCCTACTGAATCCAACTGATGAGGGAGGGCCACATCAACTTCACAGCTGACCAACCAGGTAAGTCACCCGTATTTTTGCAGCAGAAAAGGAATCAGAATTACTGAAGTCctgaagaaaagaacaaacaagtAACAAAAAGCCAAAAGGCACATATTTTCCAATGACAGACAGGGAGGTGATGACTAAGTATAACTGGACTGGTGGATGCCTGCCCTAGATGAGCTACAGCTGGCTAAttccaaggaaaacaaaaccaaaaaagcactCCAAAGAAAACCACAGCCTGTTGAAcccttcagcatttttcttcctatACAAAGTAGCATAAAATTAGCAGGGACTATGGCAAGGAAGTTagtgaagaaataattttgataatTACACTTCCAATATTGCATTCAGCTTAAAAAACACTCAATGTACTTCAAACATAAACTACCGTTTCATACACTGACTTCAATTGCATGCTAGTTACTCATATCTGAGACAGAAAGTATGTTTATGACTGGCAATAGTGATTTCAGCTAATgccaacaaaaccagaaaaaagaacAAGCCTCATTTGTTTAATATAAAACCAAGTCAAAATTCAAGAACAAAACCCTATCTAACTATCCAAAACACATTTGTAAGATCACGCTAAGCAAGCCATGATTGCAGGCTGTATGCCAATCATAGTAAATGCAAGCACAAGTTAGGTATATAAAGTTGAAGTAACGGAGTAGCAGGCATTAGTCCTGTATACAGAACCATGTAAGAGAGACTTcataaattcaggaaaaaaaataaaattatttccttcaaaagagggtggaaaaaaattttgaaacattGTGTCCTGAAAAAGGTGTAAAAGCGGTGAACTCTCAGCTTTCTTATCCTGTAAGATAATATAAACTAACCATATTATTTTTAGTGCTAGTTGTGATTGATTATATTCTATTTGAAGACAGCATCTAAAAGTTTTAAAGACAAAGTAAGCTCCTCACAATCGCATCCCAGATAATAAGCTGTAATTAGTAACTACCAACAATTCGTACTACATGAAGTAAGTCAAGGCCTGAAGCTCCTGCACTTCTGTTCAGAAATCCCAGACACACACAATAGCTAGCATAAAGAAAATGAGCTTTTAGAAAGCTTCAGActtgctgtatttaaaacaacaacaacaacaacaaaaatgcttgAGAGGTAGGAAGGATAG is from Accipiter gentilis chromosome 2, bAccGen1.1, whole genome shotgun sequence and encodes:
- the PCMTD1 gene encoding protein-L-isoaspartate O-methyltransferase domain-containing protein 1 isoform X2, producing the protein MKILLKVGGILVMPIEDQLTQILRTGQNTWESKNILAVSFAPLVQPNRNDNGKHDTVGLPPCAVRNLQDLARIYIRRTLRNFINEEMKAKGIAQKAPPKRKRRRCRRRRINTYVFVGNQLIPQPLDSEDDERMEDDNKEEEDKDHSEALKPEEPPRNLLREKIMSLPLPESLKAYLTYYREK